From one Rhodamnia argentea isolate NSW1041297 chromosome 1, ASM2092103v1, whole genome shotgun sequence genomic stretch:
- the LOC115750208 gene encoding O-methyltransferase 1, chloroplastic isoform X2, with product MPLFIEPLFVDPYAGCFVSTDNEVDMKKQTHHYCLATKYIDDKLLHTIHRMDGLKQIVLLTDGMDTRPYRLNWPSSTLIFDISPDELYKKAAEKLEGVGAKISRSCLFYHIPLVSSNLQQVLHTQGFNGSRPSIWVIQGLPLINVTSFKDILFVVSSMAMNGSLFLGELPGWLAETGIGRNFDSGKWMDKLFMSNGFRVNIISYDEVARNFGKQLTSEEYSKILFVAEQLRFSDAQMETWRREFQRVEEEGDEEGFEEL from the exons ATGCCTTTGTTCATAGAGCCTCTTTTTGTCGATCCATATGCCGGTTGTTTTGTCTCTACTGATAATGAAGTGGACATGAAGAAGCAGACACACCATTATTGTCTTGCAACTAAATATATCGATGACAAGTTGCTTCATACTATCCATCGTATGGATGGGCTCAAGCAG ATTGTTTTGCTAACAGATGGCATGGATACTCGTCCTTATAGACTTAATTGGCCAAGTTCAACCTTGATATTTGACATATCTCCAGATGAATTGTACAAAAAAGCAGCCGAAAAACTTGAAG GTGTTGGGGCTAAAATTTCAAGAAGTTGCTTGTTCTATCACATCCCCTTGGTGTCATCCAATTTGCAGCAGGTTTTGCACACACAGGGCTTCAATGGAAGTCGACCAAGTATATGGGTCATCCAG GGCTTGCCTCTTATAAATGTGACAAGTTTCAAGGATATCTTGTTTGTTGTTAGTAGTATGGCCATGAATGGTAGCCTTTTCTTGGGGGAGTTGCCTGGCTGGCTGGCAGAGACTGGAATCGGAAGAAAT TTTGATTCTGGAAAATGGATGGACAAGCTTTTCATGAGCAATGGTTTTCGAGTGAACATAATTAGCTACGACGAAGTTGCAAGGAACTTTGGCAAGCAATTGACATCAGAAGAATACAGCAAAATACTATTTGTTGCAGAGCAGTTGCGATTTTCTGATGCCCAG
- the LOC115750208 gene encoding O-methyltransferase 1, chloroplastic isoform X1, whose product MMRTEYLMGFGVAPATPAWRPKLMGAYAVRLRAKLGDESEPFLQSALNAASLRFRETLQPEPLFVDPYAGCFVSTDNEVDMKKQTHHYCLATKYIDDKLLHTIHRMDGLKQIVLLTDGMDTRPYRLNWPSSTLIFDISPDELYKKAAEKLEGVGAKISRSCLFYHIPLVSSNLQQVLHTQGFNGSRPSIWVIQGLPLINVTSFKDILFVVSSMAMNGSLFLGELPGWLAETGIGRNFDSGKWMDKLFMSNGFRVNIISYDEVARNFGKQLTSEEYSKILFVAEQLRFSDAQMETWRREFQRVEEEGDEEGFEEL is encoded by the exons ATGATGAGAACGGAGTATTTGATGGGGTTCGGAGTTGCCCCAGCCACTCCTGCCTGGCGGCCGAAGCTAATGGGTGCTTATGCTGTTCGACTGAGAGCAAAACTCGGCGACGAGAGTGAACCATTCCTCCAATCTGCCCTCAATGCCGCGTCTCTTCGTTTCCGAGAGACCCTTCAACCAG AGCCTCTTTTTGTCGATCCATATGCCGGTTGTTTTGTCTCTACTGATAATGAAGTGGACATGAAGAAGCAGACACACCATTATTGTCTTGCAACTAAATATATCGATGACAAGTTGCTTCATACTATCCATCGTATGGATGGGCTCAAGCAG ATTGTTTTGCTAACAGATGGCATGGATACTCGTCCTTATAGACTTAATTGGCCAAGTTCAACCTTGATATTTGACATATCTCCAGATGAATTGTACAAAAAAGCAGCCGAAAAACTTGAAG GTGTTGGGGCTAAAATTTCAAGAAGTTGCTTGTTCTATCACATCCCCTTGGTGTCATCCAATTTGCAGCAGGTTTTGCACACACAGGGCTTCAATGGAAGTCGACCAAGTATATGGGTCATCCAG GGCTTGCCTCTTATAAATGTGACAAGTTTCAAGGATATCTTGTTTGTTGTTAGTAGTATGGCCATGAATGGTAGCCTTTTCTTGGGGGAGTTGCCTGGCTGGCTGGCAGAGACTGGAATCGGAAGAAAT TTTGATTCTGGAAAATGGATGGACAAGCTTTTCATGAGCAATGGTTTTCGAGTGAACATAATTAGCTACGACGAAGTTGCAAGGAACTTTGGCAAGCAATTGACATCAGAAGAATACAGCAAAATACTATTTGTTGCAGAGCAGTTGCGATTTTCTGATGCCCAG